A genome region from Triticum aestivum cultivar Chinese Spring chromosome 2B, IWGSC CS RefSeq v2.1, whole genome shotgun sequence includes the following:
- the LOC123040634 gene encoding peroxidase 1-like, with product MAASASCISLVVLLVALATAASGQLSPTFYDTSCPRALATIKSGVAAAVSSDPRMGASLLRLHFHDCFVQGCDASVLLSGMEQNAGPNFMSLRGFGVIDSIKAQLEGICSQTVSCADILTVAARDTILGGGASWTVPLGRRDSVDANEAVANMDLPSFTSSRSDLETAFLNKGLNTVDMVALSGAHTIGQAQCGTFKDRIYNETNIDTAFATSLRANCPRSNGDGSLANLDTTTANTFDNAYYTNLMSQKGLLHSDQVLFNNNTTDNTVRNFASNPAAFSSAFTTAMIKMGNIAPKTGTQGQIRLSCSRVNS from the exons ATGGCCGCCTCTGCCTCTTGCATTTCTCTGGTGGTGCTGCTCGTGGCTCTGGCCACGGCGGCGTCAGGCCAGCTATCGCCAACGTTCTATGACACGTCGTGCCCCAGGGCACTGGCCACCATCAAGAGCGGTGTGGCGGCCGCCGTAAGCAGCGACCCCCGCATGGGCGCGTCCCTGCTCCGGCTgcacttccacgactgcttcgtccaA GGCTGCGACGCGTCTGTTCTGCTGTCTGGCATGGAACAAAACGCGGGTCCGAACTTTATGTCGCTGCGAGGCTTCGGCGTCATCGATAGCATCAAGGCTCAGCTCGAGGGTATATGCAGCCAGACAgtctcctgcgccgacatcctCACTGTCGCGGCCCGTGACACCATC CTGGGGGGGGGGGCGTCATGGACAGTCCCTCTGGGGAGAAGGGATTCCGTAGATGCAAACGAGGCGGTGGCAAACATGGACCTCCCAAGCTTTACATCAAGCCGGTCAGATCTTGAGACGGCATTCCTCAACAAGGGGCTCAACACGGTCGACATGGTGGCCCTCTCGGGCGCGCACACGATTGGTCAGGCACAGTGTGGGACCTTTAAGGACAGGATCTACAACGAGACTAACATCGACACGGCCTTCGCCACATCTCTCCGGGCCAACTGCCCCAGGTcaaacggcgacggcagcctggcGAACCTGGACACGACGACAGCCAACACATTCGATAACGCCTACTACACCAACCTCATGTCACAGAAGGGGCTCCTGCACTCGGACCAGGTGCTATTCAACAACAACACCACTGACAACACTGTCCGGAACTTCGCGTCGAACCCGGCGGCGTTCAGCAGCGCCTTCACGACCGCCATGATCAAGATGGGCAACATCGCGCCGAAGACAGGGACGCAGGGGCAGATCAGGCTGAGCTGCTCCAGGGTGAACTCGTGA